From Phacochoerus africanus isolate WHEZ1 chromosome 13, ROS_Pafr_v1, whole genome shotgun sequence, a single genomic window includes:
- the TEX29 gene encoding testis-expressed protein 29 isoform X2 yields the protein MPCSWFQLPVVVRPPSPGWQPGTLLHKPRTSRPRVSFLVQRGEEVRELEQVRRWRLCPEPSDGDRDVVTAGRHPGRTSSRPRAAYVQFFSVLIVLVAGALVITIIYRVIQESRREKEVPTEIPLSSKPSAKSEPAPPGEQPATASAASKVSSSEPEMPLEGEEDDEEETED from the exons ATGCCTTGCAGCTGGTTTCAGCTGCCCGTTGTGGTGCGGCCTCCGTCACCTGGGTGGCAGCCGGGGACGCTGTTGCACAAGCCAAGAACATCCCGTCCGAGGGTGTCCTTCCTGGTTCAGAggggggaggaggtgagggaatTGGAGCAAGTCCGTCGCTGGAGGCTGTGCCCAGAGCCCAGCGATGGTGACAGGGATGTGGTGACGGCCGGCAGGCACCCAGGCAGGACCTCCTCGAGGCCCCGTGCTG CCTACGTGCAGTTCTTCTCCGTCTTGATCGTGCTCGTCGCCGGGGCCTTGGTCATCACCATTATTTACAG AGTCATCCAAGAGAGCCGGAGAGAGAAGGAGGTCCCCACGGAGATTCCTCTGTCGTCCAAGCCCAGCGCTAAATCTGAGCCCGCGCCCCCGGGCGAGCAGCCTGCGACGGCGTCGGCGGCGTCCAAGGTCTCCAGCTCCGAGCCGGAGATGCCcttggagggagaggaggacg atgaggaagaaactgaggattGA
- the TEX29 gene encoding testis-expressed protein 29 isoform X1 produces MPCSWFQLPVVVRPPSPGWQPGTLLHKPRTSRPRVSFLVQRGEEVRELEQVRRWRLCPEPSDGDRDVVTAGRHPGRTSSRPRAAYVQFFSVLIVLVAGALVITIIYRVIQESRREKEVPTEIPLSSKPSAKSEPAPPGEQPATASAASKVSSSEPEMPLEGEEDGKAAGRPLSTPGPPGETPAPVHPPPSRAS; encoded by the exons ATGCCTTGCAGCTGGTTTCAGCTGCCCGTTGTGGTGCGGCCTCCGTCACCTGGGTGGCAGCCGGGGACGCTGTTGCACAAGCCAAGAACATCCCGTCCGAGGGTGTCCTTCCTGGTTCAGAggggggaggaggtgagggaatTGGAGCAAGTCCGTCGCTGGAGGCTGTGCCCAGAGCCCAGCGATGGTGACAGGGATGTGGTGACGGCCGGCAGGCACCCAGGCAGGACCTCCTCGAGGCCCCGTGCTG CCTACGTGCAGTTCTTCTCCGTCTTGATCGTGCTCGTCGCCGGGGCCTTGGTCATCACCATTATTTACAG AGTCATCCAAGAGAGCCGGAGAGAGAAGGAGGTCCCCACGGAGATTCCTCTGTCGTCCAAGCCCAGCGCTAAATCTGAGCCCGCGCCCCCGGGCGAGCAGCCTGCGACGGCGTCGGCGGCGTCCAAGGTCTCCAGCTCCGAGCCGGAGATGCCcttggagggagaggaggacgGTAAGGCGGCGGGCCGGCCGCTGTCCACCCCCGGACCGCCCGGAGAGACCCCGGCGCCGGTTCACCCTCCCCCAAGCCGTGCTTCTTAG